The stretch of DNA CGTGATTTGCTAAAATTATGGAGACCGATTTAAACTATTTGGCACTTGATACGCTTAAACCCGGTAATAAACTGCGTTTTTGGCGCGATGAAGAAACAAATACTGTTACAAAATGGAGTTGGAATTTAGTTTAGTTGAACGCGTTGTCTACTCACGTACCGCAGACGGCGATTACGTATTTACTGAAGTTAAAATTCCGGGCGAGTGGAAAGAGTATGCGCTGGTTGGAGAAATTAACGGCAGTTTCTCTCAGTCAGTGAATCGACTAGGGCTTGGTATCAGCGATGTTGAGCAGATCGTAACGTTACTGAAGGATAAAATTAATTTTTCTCGTGATTTACGCAAAGGTGACAAATTTGAAGTTGTACAAGCTCGTCAATATGTCGATGGTGTACTGACGGGTAACCGTGAAATTCAAGCGATTAAAATTAATAACCGTGGCGGTGTGTTCACTGCGTATCTACATTCTGACGGTCAATATTACGATCATAACGGTGATAGTCTGCAACGTGCTTTTCAGCGTTATCCTGTAAACGGCCATTACCGTTTAAGTTCGCATTTCAACCCACATCGTAAACACCCAGTCACCGGACGTGTGGCTCCGCATAATGGCACAGACTGGGCGGTTCCGGTTGGAACGCCAATTGTAGCAACAGGCGATGGTGTGGTAGTCATGACCCGTAAACATCCTTATGCAGGTAATTATGTGGTGATTCAACACGGCAGTACCTACAAAACGCGTTATTTACACTTGAGTAAAATACTGGTTAAGAAAGGGCAGAAAGTCACGCGTGGTCAACGAATTGGTTTGTCAGGAAAAACGGGTCGTGTCACGGGGCCGCATATCCATTACGAGCTGATTGTCCGTGGTCGCCCTGTTGATGCATTGACAGCGAAGATTCCGATGGCAAGTTCAGTGGCAAAAAATGAAATGCCGGCTTTTGAAAAGCGCCGTGACCAATTAGACAGAATGATGCTTGAACAAGAATTCAAATTGGCAAGACAGTCATCTGACGATTCTGCAAGTTGATCATCAAGTTAACAAAGAAAAGGCGAGCTTATGCTCGCCTTTCTTATTTATGTTTTTGAGCACTCAAAAACACGCATGTTTGACAAAGTATGGATTATCGAACTTTTTAGCCGCGCCAATTTCAGAGAGCACCAATTTATTCCACAGATGGCGGTCAAACTCCCCTTTAGGTATCGCAGGATAGAGTGTCTCAGCCTCTTCGTAAGCAAATCGCATAAACTGCTTTTTCTTAATCTGATTGTACTTATTTGCCACGCGGTTATGTTTTTTGATCCATTCAAGCTTATAGTCATGCAAAGCCGGCTCTGCTTGTTCCAAAGGAACACGAGACAAGTACACGCGTTTGTATGACACCTTACGATCGAGCATGGTGCGCATCGCGGTTTGAATGTATTTTCCGTGATGAGTGATCGAAATGTCGTCTAATTTAAACAGCTTGATGTGCCAACCAGTCGGTAAGAAATCTGGTTGTTTAAATTTTTTGTTTCGCACTTCAATCGCGTCATGTAACACAATATCTGAAGTACCATTAAAGGTTTGTTGCCAGCGTCCTATGCGGATCTGAAAAGCAGTTGGCAAGCGATAAATATTGGTAAACTTATCTAAGCTCATAAGCGTTAACACTGATTCATCAGCCGAAAATGTGGGCCACATTCGCGGACATTGTAGTCATAAGTATTGGAATTTTATGTCAATAATCAAAACCCAGCGAACAAAAAAGTGTGTAGGAATATATCCACGGCTTAACTGGGCATTGATTTTATATTGGCTAGAGAATAATGCTAACAGGGTCTTATGGCAAGAATCTGTTTAGAAAATGCAGTGTTTGGTAAAATCCGCTGCTTCATTGGCTGTCCAATCGCCTTTTGGTTTCTCCTTCATATCTTGGCACCACTCTTCACTACCTACTTCAGTGCACCCGATTAGAAATAAGCTAAAAACTAATGATAACAGTAACTTGTGCATAATCTGCTCCATGTGTATTCAATGTAATTTTACCAATGACGAGCTATGCAATTGACACAGCTCGTTTTATTTTACCAGTCATTGCTGACTCAAGCGAAGTTTAAAATGTGTGATTCGTCTCACTATTACCATATGGGTTAATAAGAGGGATTTATAAATCTATTCGTGATGAGGATCGATATTTTTAGTGGGTAAGGGCGGAGTTAAAAGATCGATCTCACAAAATTCATGTGTGCCGGATGCAAGGACGAAATATAGTTTTATTATTCATCGAAACGTATCGATGGTGAGTGAAGTACGATTTTACTTACCTATCGAGCGATATTAAACGTGTAGCCGAAAGGTAATAACAATGAAAAAAACGACCCTACTAAACGCTGAAATCTCGTATTTGGTAGCCACGCTTGGCCATACCGATGAAATCACAATCTGTGATGCAGGTTTACCGATTCCAGACCAAGTGACGCGGATTGATTTGGCACTCACTCATGGTGTGCCGAGCTTCATCGATACCGTGCGAGTGATATTGAGCGAATCGCAAATTGAAGGTGTGGTGATCGCTGAAGAATTTGCTCAAGTAAACCCGGAACATCATCAAGCGCTACTTAATGAGTTGGAGTTAGATCAACAACGCACGCAAAAGCCAGTTCAGATCCAATACATTTCCCATGAAGAATTTAAAACACGCACGCACCAAAGCAAAGCGGTAGTGCGCACGGGTGAATGTACACCATATGCAAACGTAATTTTCCAAGCTGGCGTGGTGTTTTAGCTAAAAAGAAATTGTTCACTCATACCCTACAAAATTACCCAACATCGCGATGCCATGTGGGAATGAACATTCACCACTGAACGCATTTCGCGAATTGAAGATGGAACAAAAGACATGTTTATAAAAATAATACAGTCCAACATGTGGACGGATACTTAAATAAAACACCGCTATTCCAATTCATCTTATTGTCTTCAGTATTTGCGCTTTGGTCTGCAGCAGCAGCGCTAAACGATGTGCTGATCACTCAGTTTAAATCAATTTTCCACCTGTCAAACTTTGCTTCTGCGCTGGTGCAATCAGCGTTCTATGGTGCTTATTTCCTAGTGGCAATTCCGGCTTCGATGGTCGTAAAGAAAACCTCTTATAAATTAGCGATTTTACTTGGTTTGGCATTGTATATTTTTGGCTGTTTGATGTTCTTCCCAGCATCACACGCCGGTACGTACACCATGTTCCTAGCGGCGATTTTCTGTATCGCAATTGGCCTCTCGTTCCTTGAAACCTCCTGTAATACCTATTCAGCCATGATCGGTGAGCCAGAGCGTGCAACTTTGCGCCTGAACGTGTCTCATACCATTAATGCGATGGGTTACATTGTTGGTCTGCTACTAGGTAAACATCTTATCTTCCAAGAGGGTGTTGACGTTGAACATATGATGGCGACATTAACAGGTCCAGAGCTAGAAATGTTTAAAGAGCAAGTACTGCAACAAACATTAGAGCCGTACAAATGGTTGGTAGGTATCATTGCGACGGTCGCAACGCTTATTGCCATCACCGAATATCCAAACTGTAAAGCAGTGACAGATAAGAAAGACGATCAACCAAGCTTTGGTGAAACTCTGGCTTACCTTGCAGGCAACAAGCGCTTCTTTAAAGGTATCGGTACTCAGTTTGCTTACGTTGGTATGCAAGTAGCAGTATGGTCATTCACCATTCGTCTTGCCCTAGAAATGGACTCAACGATGGTTGAGCACGATGCTGCAAACTACCTACTGTATGCATTCATTATGTACTTCTTAGGTAAACTGCTGGCTAACTACCTATTCACTAAAACATCACAAGAAAACGTATTGATGGGTTATGCGGGTATTGGTTTCTTATGTTTGCTGTACGTGACATTTGTTCCTAACTTCAGCGCTGTATGGGTGGCTGTAGGTACTTCAGCACTGTTTGCGCCTTGTTGGGCAACCATCTTTGCGTCAACGCTACAATCGGTGGATACCCGTTACACTGAAACGGCGGGTGGCTTTGTTGTGATGTCGATTATCGGTGGTGCAGCGATTCCAGTTGTACAAGGGTTACTTGCAGACTCTGTTGGTATGCAAACATCATTTATCGTAAGCGCAGCGTGTTTCGCTATTGTCTTTTGCTACTTCATGAGTGAGAAGAAATACAAACAAGCATACAACTACGTTCCTGCTAACGCTTAACTTATTGTAGATGCCATATTCGATGTTCTCGCATATGGCATCGCTAAAGAGGTCATGATGATTACGATTCCTTTATACAAAGCGCAGTTCAACCATGAGAAACGCATAGTTGCCCATTCTGCCCACTTTGAAATCAATGGGTTCAAATATAACTCTGGTGTTGAAGCGTTAGAAATCAAAAACAGCAAAGGACGTTTAGTGATTTTGCCTTTTATGGGGCAGATGATTTGGGATGCGGAGTTTCTGGATACGGATCTGTGTATGAAGAACATGTTCCGAGAGCCAAAGCCTGCAAAATCGATCATTGAAACCTATGGCTGCTTTGCGTTTCATGCCGGCATGATCCGTATGGGGTGTCCGACACCGCAAGACGACCATGTTTTACATGGTGAAATGCCGTGTGCAAATATGGACAGCGCTTGGTTAGAGATTGAAGACGACGCGGTTACCATTAAAGGCAGCTACGAATATGTGATGGGTTTTGGTGATCACTATTTAGCTAAACCTGCTGTGCGATTGGAAAAAGACGCAAGCTTGTTTGATATTTCGATGACGGTGAAAAACTTGGCGTCCGTTGCGATGCCGCTGCAATATATGTGTCATATCAATGCTGCGTATGTTGATAATGCCGTAATGACACAAAACTTACCGAATCGTACATTTACCTTGCGTGAGAGTGTGCCTGCCCATGTTAAACCTAACGAACAATGGTTAGTGTTTAACGAGTCGTTAAAAAGCTCTGACCCAATTGCAGTGCTTAATACACCAGAGATGTATGACCCTGAGATTGTTTATTGCTTGGATAACATTTCACAGTATGTTGAACAGGCTCAGTTCGCGATGAATATTGGCGACAAAACGCTGGTGACTGAGTTTAGTACGGCTCAATTTAACAGTGCAACCCGTTGGATTTTGCGTAATGGTGATCAGCAAGTTGCGGCTTATGCATTGCCAGCAACATGTCGCCCAGAAGGGTTCCTCACGGCAAAAGAAAAAGGCACATTAATCTATTTAGCCCCGCAAGAAGAGCGTCACTTTACTGTACGTACCGGGATTCAATAATTCACTAGAACAACAACATTGGTTAGTCACTTGACTTGGTACAGCAAAATATTATTCGCCTTGTCAGTGAGTGTCATGCTTGCTTTGTGGCTTAAGAAATATCAAAGCAAGCTGTTCAATTTAAATTAATTTGAGAAGAGTTCGTTGAGAACCTAGGAAAGCAATATGAATAAGTTAGTGGTTTTAGGTAGTGTTAACGCTGACCATGTTCTTCAAGTGCCATCATTTCCTCGCCCAGGCGAGACGTTGCACGGCCGAAATTATCAAGTCATTCCGGGAGGTAAAGGTGCTAACCAAGCGGTTGCCGCTGCACGTTTAAAAGCGGATATTGGTTTTATTGCGTGTGTGGGTGATGATGCGTTTGGTATCAATATCCGTGAGCACTTCAAAGTGGATGGTATGGATATCTCAGCTGTGAAAATGCAGCATAATTGCCCAACTGGGATTGCGATGATTCAAGTCTCAGATAGCGGTGAAAACAGCATTTGTATCTCTGCCGAAGCAAATGCCCGCCTAACAGCAGAGGCGATTGAAGACGACTTAGCGCGTATTGAGCAAGCGGAATACTTGCTAATGCAACTAGAAACACCAATGTGTGGCATTGAAAAAGCGGCACAAGTGGCGAAAGCGGCAGGTACGAAAGTGATTCTTAACCCGGCTCCGGCACGTCCATTGTCTGATGCACTACTTAACCATATTGATATCATTACTCCGAATGAAACCGAGGCGGAAGTGCTGACAGGTATTGCCATTACGGATGAAGCTTCAGCGCAGCAAGCAGCGGCAGTATTGCATCAAAAAGGAATTGCAACAGTGATGATAACGCTGGGTGCGAAAGGGGTTTGGTTGAGTCAAAACGGTCAAGGTCAAATCATTGCCGGTTTCCGCGTTGAAGCGACGGATACCACAGCAGCAGGTGATACGTTCAATGGTGCATTTGTCACTGGTTTGCTTGAAGAAATGCCGATAGAATCTGCAGTTAAGTTTGCTCACGCTGCCGCAGCAATTAGCGTAACGCGTTTTGGAGCGCAAACTTCGATTCCTCACCGCGCAGAAGTTGAGGAGTTTCTCGCCACGCAGCAGTAAAGGAGCAAGATAGCATGGCTACAATGAAAGATATTGCCAAATTGGCGGGAGTGTCTACCTCCACGGTGAGCCATGTTATCAACCAATCCCGGTATGTGAGTGAAGAGATTTCTGAGCGGGTGAATCGTGCCGCTCAGGTGCTTAACTATTCCCCTTCAGCGTTGGCACGCAGCCTAAAAATGAACCGAACCAAAACCTTGGGTATGTTGTTGACGACGTCCGACAACCCGTTTTACGGTGAGGTAGTAAAAGGGGTTGAGCGTTGTTGCTATCAAAAAGGTTACAACCTGATTTTGTGCAATACCGAAGGGGACAACCAACGGATGAAAGCCTCTATCCATACGCTACTGCAAAAGCGAGTGGATGGTATGATTTTGATGTGTTCATCGCTTGAAGGTGAGCGCATTGACGAGTTTGAAAAATACCCAGATGTCCCAGTTGTCGTTATGGACTGGGGACCAATGCTCTTCGCGAGCGATAAAATCCAAGATAACTCGTTGCAAGGTGGTTACATGGCGGTCAAATACTTGATCGATTGTGGCCATAAAAAAATAGGCTGCATCACAGGCCCACTTAATCGTCATCAGGCGCAAATGCGTTACGAAGGTTTTAAAAGGGCAATGAGGGAGTCTGATTTACTCCTTAATTCAGATTGGATTGTCGAGTCGAACTTTGAGTGTGATGGCGGGTATCAAGCCTTCAACCAAATGTATGGCAAAGGTGAATTACCTAGTGCGTTGTTTGTATGTAACGACATGATGGCCATTGGTGTGCTTAATGCGGCATATGAGAAAGGATTGAAAGTTCCAGACGATTTTTCGATTATTGGTTACGATGACATTCATATGGCTCAATATATGACACCGCCACTCACGACTATCCATCAGCCGAAATATCGTTTAGGCCAAGCCGCTGTTGAAACTCTTTTGGCAAAACTTGAGCAGACTGAGCAGGATCATCAAGTGGTGCAATTAGAGCCGACTCTTGTGACGCGTGCGAGCGTACAATCGATGAATTAATTTCATTTGCTCAGTGTAGCTTCAGCTATCGCTGAGCGTTCACTTTTTGTGCTATATGAACTAGAGCACACTTCTCATCAAAATAGCGACTAATTTATGCTCGCTGACTTTTCATACTAGTTAAAAGTTTAGTATTTTTCTTTGCTCGTCCGAAGGAAT from Vibrio taketomensis encodes:
- a CDS encoding DUF3012 domain-containing protein, whose protein sequence is MHKLLLSLVFSLFLIGCTEVGSEEWCQDMKEKPKGDWTANEAADFTKHCIF
- the rbsD gene encoding D-ribose pyranase translates to MKKTTLLNAEISYLVATLGHTDEITICDAGLPIPDQVTRIDLALTHGVPSFIDTVRVILSESQIEGVVIAEEFAQVNPEHHQALLNELELDQQRTQKPVQIQYISHEEFKTRTHQSKAVVRTGECTPYANVIFQAGVVF
- the fucP gene encoding L-fucose:H+ symporter permease, with the translated sequence MDGYLNKTPLFQFILLSSVFALWSAAAALNDVLITQFKSIFHLSNFASALVQSAFYGAYFLVAIPASMVVKKTSYKLAILLGLALYIFGCLMFFPASHAGTYTMFLAAIFCIAIGLSFLETSCNTYSAMIGEPERATLRLNVSHTINAMGYIVGLLLGKHLIFQEGVDVEHMMATLTGPELEMFKEQVLQQTLEPYKWLVGIIATVATLIAITEYPNCKAVTDKKDDQPSFGETLAYLAGNKRFFKGIGTQFAYVGMQVAVWSFTIRLALEMDSTMVEHDAANYLLYAFIMYFLGKLLANYLFTKTSQENVLMGYAGIGFLCLLYVTFVPNFSAVWVAVGTSALFAPCWATIFASTLQSVDTRYTETAGGFVVMSIIGGAAIPVVQGLLADSVGMQTSFIVSAACFAIVFCYFMSEKKYKQAYNYVPANA
- a CDS encoding aldose 1-epimerase family protein, encoding MMITIPLYKAQFNHEKRIVAHSAHFEINGFKYNSGVEALEIKNSKGRLVILPFMGQMIWDAEFLDTDLCMKNMFREPKPAKSIIETYGCFAFHAGMIRMGCPTPQDDHVLHGEMPCANMDSAWLEIEDDAVTIKGSYEYVMGFGDHYLAKPAVRLEKDASLFDISMTVKNLASVAMPLQYMCHINAAYVDNAVMTQNLPNRTFTLRESVPAHVKPNEQWLVFNESLKSSDPIAVLNTPEMYDPEIVYCLDNISQYVEQAQFAMNIGDKTLVTEFSTAQFNSATRWILRNGDQQVAAYALPATCRPEGFLTAKEKGTLIYLAPQEERHFTVRTGIQ
- the rbsK gene encoding ribokinase, yielding MNKLVVLGSVNADHVLQVPSFPRPGETLHGRNYQVIPGGKGANQAVAAARLKADIGFIACVGDDAFGINIREHFKVDGMDISAVKMQHNCPTGIAMIQVSDSGENSICISAEANARLTAEAIEDDLARIEQAEYLLMQLETPMCGIEKAAQVAKAAGTKVILNPAPARPLSDALLNHIDIITPNETEAEVLTGIAITDEASAQQAAAVLHQKGIATVMITLGAKGVWLSQNGQGQIIAGFRVEATDTTAAGDTFNGAFVTGLLEEMPIESAVKFAHAAAAISVTRFGAQTSIPHRAEVEEFLATQQ
- a CDS encoding substrate-binding domain-containing protein; protein product: MATMKDIAKLAGVSTSTVSHVINQSRYVSEEISERVNRAAQVLNYSPSALARSLKMNRTKTLGMLLTTSDNPFYGEVVKGVERCCYQKGYNLILCNTEGDNQRMKASIHTLLQKRVDGMILMCSSLEGERIDEFEKYPDVPVVVMDWGPMLFASDKIQDNSLQGGYMAVKYLIDCGHKKIGCITGPLNRHQAQMRYEGFKRAMRESDLLLNSDWIVESNFECDGGYQAFNQMYGKGELPSALFVCNDMMAIGVLNAAYEKGLKVPDDFSIIGYDDIHMAQYMTPPLTTIHQPKYRLGQAAVETLLAKLEQTEQDHQVVQLEPTLVTRASVQSMN